Proteins found in one Streptomyces sp. NBC_00461 genomic segment:
- a CDS encoding RecQ family ATP-dependent DNA helicase produces the protein MEHTSNAELRAAADAVLARLVGDATGMARLREDQWRAIEALVADRRRALVVQRTGWGKSAVYFVATSLLRARGSGPTVIVSPLLALMRNQVEAAARAGIRARTINSSNTEQWDTVQDEIAAGEVDVLLVSPERLNNPDFRDQVLPKLAAATGLLVVDEAHCISDWGHDFRPDYRRLRTMLGDLPPGVPVLATTATANARVTADVAEQLGTGGASDALVLRGPLDRESLSLNVLRLPDAAHRMAWLAEHLGELPGSGIIYTLTVAAAEEVTTFLRHRGHDVASYTGKTENADRQQAEEDLLANKVKALVATSALGMGFDKPDLGFVVHLGSPSSPIAYYQQVGRAGRGVEHAEVLLLPGKEDQAIWEYFASLAFPPEDLVRRTLDVMARADRPLSLPALEPLVELRRSRLETMLKVLDVDGAVRRVKGGWIATGQPWTYETERYEWVARQRKAEQQAMSEYASTTVCRMEFLQRQLDDEGAKPCGRCDNCAGARFTTDTSVTAVDAARVDLDRAGVEVEPRRMWPTGLPAIGVDLKGRIPAGEQAASGRALGRLSDIGWGNRLRPMLAPQAPDGPVPDDVAKAVVGVLTDWAKGPDGWASGAADVQPRPVGVVTIASRTRPQLINSLGARIAEVGRLPLLGSVEYTGEPHVSRSNSAQRLKALDGTLTVPAALASALAEAAGPVLLVDDFTETGWTLAVAARMLRRAGAQGVLPLVLAVQG, from the coding sequence ATGGAGCACACGAGCAACGCGGAACTCCGGGCGGCCGCCGACGCGGTCCTCGCCCGCCTCGTCGGAGACGCCACTGGCATGGCCCGGCTGCGTGAGGACCAGTGGCGGGCGATCGAAGCACTCGTTGCCGACAGACGCCGGGCGCTCGTCGTGCAGCGCACGGGGTGGGGCAAGTCCGCGGTCTACTTCGTGGCGACCTCGCTGCTGCGCGCCCGTGGCAGCGGCCCCACTGTGATCGTCTCCCCGCTGCTCGCGCTGATGCGCAACCAGGTCGAGGCCGCCGCTCGGGCCGGCATCCGCGCGCGGACCATCAATTCCTCCAACACCGAGCAGTGGGACACGGTCCAGGACGAGATCGCCGCGGGTGAGGTCGACGTCCTGCTGGTCAGTCCGGAGCGGCTCAACAATCCGGACTTCCGGGACCAGGTCCTGCCCAAGCTCGCCGCCGCCACCGGACTCCTGGTGGTGGACGAGGCGCATTGCATCTCCGACTGGGGACACGATTTCCGCCCGGACTACCGACGGTTGCGCACCATGCTCGGCGATCTGCCGCCGGGAGTGCCCGTGCTCGCGACCACCGCCACGGCCAACGCGCGCGTGACCGCCGACGTCGCGGAACAACTCGGTACCGGGGGCGCGTCGGACGCCCTGGTGCTGCGCGGCCCACTGGACCGGGAGAGCCTGAGCCTGAATGTGCTTCGGCTGCCGGACGCCGCGCACCGGATGGCCTGGCTCGCCGAGCACCTGGGCGAGCTACCGGGATCCGGCATCATCTACACGCTCACCGTGGCCGCCGCGGAGGAAGTCACCACTTTCCTGCGACACCGCGGGCACGATGTCGCCTCCTACACGGGCAAGACGGAGAACGCCGACCGGCAGCAGGCCGAGGAGGACCTCCTGGCCAACAAGGTTAAGGCCCTGGTCGCGACCTCAGCGCTGGGCATGGGCTTCGACAAACCGGACCTCGGGTTCGTGGTGCACCTCGGCTCACCGTCCTCCCCGATCGCGTATTACCAGCAGGTGGGCCGCGCCGGACGCGGCGTCGAGCACGCCGAGGTACTTCTCCTTCCGGGCAAGGAGGACCAGGCGATCTGGGAGTACTTCGCGTCGCTCGCCTTCCCACCGGAGGATCTGGTGCGCCGCACTCTCGATGTCATGGCACGCGCGGACAGGCCCTTGTCGCTGCCCGCCCTGGAGCCCTTGGTGGAGCTTCGCCGCTCACGTCTGGAGACGATGCTCAAGGTCCTCGACGTGGACGGGGCAGTCAGGCGGGTCAAGGGCGGTTGGATCGCGACCGGGCAACCGTGGACCTACGAGACCGAGCGATACGAGTGGGTCGCGCGGCAGCGCAAGGCCGAGCAGCAGGCGATGAGCGAGTACGCCTCGACGACGGTCTGCCGTATGGAATTCCTGCAGCGCCAGCTCGACGACGAGGGCGCCAAGCCCTGCGGCCGCTGCGACAACTGCGCAGGCGCGCGGTTCACCACGGACACCTCCGTGACCGCTGTGGACGCGGCACGCGTCGATCTCGACCGGGCGGGCGTCGAGGTGGAGCCGCGCCGCATGTGGCCGACCGGTCTTCCGGCGATCGGCGTCGACCTCAAAGGGCGTATCCCGGCCGGCGAACAGGCCGCCTCGGGGCGGGCGTTGGGCCGTCTGTCGGACATCGGCTGGGGCAACCGGCTGCGCCCCATGCTCGCGCCGCAGGCCCCGGACGGACCCGTGCCGGACGACGTGGCGAAGGCCGTCGTGGGCGTGCTCACCGACTGGGCCAAGGGCCCCGACGGCTGGGCCTCGGGAGCGGCGGACGTGCAACCGCGTCCAGTGGGAGTGGTCACCATCGCCTCCCGCACCCGACCGCAGCTGATCAACTCCCTGGGTGCGCGCATCGCGGAGGTCGGCAGGCTGCCGCTACTGGGCTCCGTGGAATACACGGGCGAGCCCCACGTGTCCCGCAGTAACAGCGCGCAGCGTCTGAAGGCACTGGATGGCACGCTCACCGTGCCGGCCGCCCTGGCTTCCGCGCTCGCCGAGGCCGCGGGCCCCGTCCTCCTCGTGGACGACTTCACCGAAACCGGATGGACACTCGCAGTGGCGGCCCGCATGCTCCGACGTGCCGGTGCGCAGGGGGTGTTGCCCCTGGTTCTGGCCGTTCAGGGCTGA
- a CDS encoding DUF4192 domain-containing protein encodes MTNHGETTGSPDNGKAGGREDRESNDGHHESHGRREMPAGPTSPDDHGGRYDPGKRGGQDGYAERPGRRPDHADCTAYDSHGAEHQVTLRTPAELADALPYLLGYRPEDSIVLVALHDRDSRGRFGGRARLGIPTSADDWASVAEQLAHGLVTGSERRGARPEQMVAYLCQEPAKGETGRQVMERLRPLAQKLRVECGQLDVPVIEALCISEGRFWSYCCVNEACCPPAGLPMGLPGTSVLAAAATYAGLQVRGTLRELRVRLLPWETAAALEQEGALDAASMALVPRILDDASRAGVAEETLELAALVMRRLADAPPVSGALTADLRDDELLAHDEAATLILGLQDRATRDRAAEWMEGETATAALRLWRALARRCVGSYGEHAAAPLTLAGWVAWSTGDELEAREALAMALGADPSYLFARLLHQACNEGLDPESIRRCLRAERKDRARTTAQQVHGEEEIAGPVAGGAVEPVPVPKGASRARRRARPGSTVGNQPRSAKAGGRGSGAGLPRPRTRVVGGTRPGSARTDRSRPSVSGKDAARCRNDGLGSFQPGGDSVEGEA; translated from the coding sequence ATGACGAATCACGGCGAAACCACTGGATCCCCCGATAACGGCAAGGCCGGCGGACGTGAGGATCGCGAGTCCAACGACGGACACCACGAGTCGCACGGGCGACGAGAGATGCCCGCCGGCCCGACCTCACCTGACGATCATGGCGGCCGCTACGACCCAGGGAAGCGCGGCGGGCAGGACGGGTACGCCGAGCGCCCGGGCCGCCGCCCGGACCATGCCGACTGCACTGCCTACGACAGCCACGGCGCAGAGCATCAGGTCACGCTGCGCACGCCGGCCGAACTGGCCGACGCACTGCCGTATCTGCTCGGCTACCGCCCCGAGGACAGCATCGTCCTGGTCGCCCTGCATGACAGGGACAGCCGGGGCCGGTTCGGCGGCCGTGCCCGGCTCGGCATCCCCACGAGCGCCGACGACTGGGCGTCCGTGGCCGAGCAGTTGGCGCACGGGCTCGTGACGGGCAGTGAGCGCAGAGGAGCGCGGCCCGAGCAGATGGTCGCCTACCTCTGCCAGGAACCGGCGAAGGGGGAGACGGGACGCCAGGTCATGGAGCGGTTGCGGCCACTGGCCCAGAAACTGCGCGTCGAGTGCGGTCAGCTCGACGTGCCGGTGATCGAGGCGCTGTGCATCTCGGAGGGCCGCTTCTGGTCGTACTGCTGCGTGAACGAGGCATGCTGCCCACCCGCCGGCCTGCCCATGGGGCTGCCCGGCACGTCCGTCCTGGCCGCCGCTGCCACCTATGCCGGCCTCCAGGTGCGCGGCACGCTGCGCGAACTGCGGGTCAGGCTGCTGCCCTGGGAGACCGCCGCGGCCCTGGAGCAGGAGGGCGCCCTGGACGCAGCGAGCATGGCGCTGGTCCCCAGGATTCTGGACGACGCCAGTCGCGCGGGCGTGGCCGAGGAGACACTGGAGCTGGCCGCGCTGGTCATGCGTCGGCTGGCAGACGCCCCGCCCGTGTCCGGCGCGCTCACAGCGGATCTCCGCGATGACGAACTGCTCGCACACGACGAGGCCGCGACCCTGATTCTCGGCCTGCAGGACCGCGCGACCCGAGACCGCGCGGCCGAATGGATGGAGGGCGAGACGGCCACCGCCGCGCTCCGGCTCTGGCGTGCCCTGGCACGCCGATGCGTCGGGTCGTACGGCGAACACGCGGCGGCACCCTTGACCCTGGCGGGTTGGGTCGCTTGGTCCACGGGCGACGAACTGGAGGCCAGGGAAGCCCTCGCCATGGCCCTCGGCGCGGACCCTTCCTACCTCTTCGCCCGCCTGCTGCACCAGGCCTGCAACGAAGGCCTGGACCCGGAGTCGATCCGTCGCTGCCTGCGTGCGGAGCGGAAAGACCGCGCGCGGACGACAGCCCAGCAGGTGCACGGCGAAGAGGAGATCGCAGGGCCGGTGGCAGGCGGGGCCGTTGAGCCGGTGCCGGTGCCGAAGGGGGCTTCCCGGGCACGGCGCCGTGCCCGCCCCGGCAGCACGGTCGGCAACCAGCCACGCTCGGCGAAGGCAGGGGGCCGGGGGAGTGGTGCGGGCCTTCCTCGCCCACGCACTCGGGTAGTAGGCGGCACACGTCCGGGCTCCGCCCGCACGGACCGCTCGCGCCCCAGTGTCTCGGGGAAGGACGCCGCACGCTGTCGCAACGACGGCCTCGGAAGCTTCCAGCCCGGAGGCGACAGCGTCGAGGGGGAGGCGTGA
- a CDS encoding glycogen debranching N-terminal domain-containing protein — protein MTGQGLEGFYRAGRRLLSRCQVRVAGREPLAVQARMTAADRARFVGTLRASPHSGPDPDVVVERLRHADGTERITLHSAALRPLRVPVEVALGTDLAELGAIASGAAQPELPASVHDSGLRWSCPTGNSSVTADPPPADALASAGLLRWELELPPGGSRSVELRVRPDGAGSARAVGRAATSPLAAAGASSDDPRIQPLLRTSVEDLQALMLRDRSHPGDLHLAAGAPWRTGLAPADALAAARMALPLGTRLAAGTLRTLARSQLQGAGPQSGMLPGPRRDAGTHLPPGCTGTEATLLFPVLLAEARRWGLPEPETEALLPAAERCLAWLRTTVGDGTYLRDPHPSGPVRCEMQAHAHRAALLGADLLDAYGRPGGAELRYWAQTLRTAFREDFWIDDPAGGRPAAARAPDGTLVPHLGAAAAHLLDTGLLGGGELAPGLLDKVQTEQLARLLGSPAMDSGWGLRGLGAKEAGYNPFGHRSGAVRVHETAIAVAGLAAAGYEKEASALLRGALASAETFGHRLPEMYGGEQRTEGSIPLPHPAACRPAATAAAAGVLLPTTLAGIRPDAPARTVTLSPMRSAPLGEIVLTGLRVAGASFSVRVSRLGLVMVEEAADGLQLGV, from the coding sequence ATGACCGGTCAAGGGCTGGAGGGGTTCTACCGTGCGGGTCGGCGCCTGCTCTCCCGGTGCCAGGTCCGCGTGGCCGGGCGGGAACCGCTGGCGGTCCAGGCTCGGATGACCGCGGCCGACCGAGCCCGCTTCGTGGGCACGCTACGTGCCTCCCCGCACTCCGGCCCGGACCCGGACGTCGTTGTCGAGCGCTTGCGCCATGCGGACGGGACGGAGCGCATCACGTTGCACAGTGCAGCCCTGCGCCCCCTGCGGGTGCCGGTCGAGGTCGCCCTTGGCACGGACCTGGCCGAGCTGGGCGCCATCGCGTCGGGCGCGGCGCAGCCCGAACTGCCCGCCAGCGTCCACGACTCGGGGCTGCGCTGGTCTTGCCCCACCGGGAACTCGTCGGTCACGGCGGATCCGCCCCCCGCGGACGCGCTGGCCTCCGCGGGCCTCCTGCGCTGGGAGCTCGAGCTGCCGCCCGGCGGCAGCAGAAGCGTCGAGCTGCGGGTGCGGCCGGACGGAGCGGGGTCCGCGCGGGCCGTGGGCCGCGCGGCAACGAGCCCTCTCGCCGCCGCCGGGGCGTCCAGTGACGACCCGAGGATCCAGCCGTTGCTGCGCACAAGCGTCGAGGACCTCCAGGCCTTGATGCTGCGCGACCGCAGTCACCCCGGCGACCTGCATCTCGCGGCAGGTGCCCCCTGGCGCACCGGTCTCGCACCGGCCGACGCGCTCGCCGCGGCGCGGATGGCGCTGCCCCTCGGTACCCGCCTCGCCGCAGGCACGCTGCGTACCCTCGCGCGCAGCCAACTCCAGGGCGCAGGACCCCAGTCCGGCATGCTCCCCGGTCCGCGACGGGACGCGGGCACCCATCTGCCGCCGGGTTGCACCGGTACGGAAGCCACCCTGCTCTTCCCGGTACTTCTGGCGGAGGCCCGCCGCTGGGGGCTTCCCGAACCCGAGACGGAAGCGTTGCTGCCGGCGGCCGAGCGCTGTCTGGCCTGGCTGCGGACAACCGTCGGCGACGGCACTTACTTGCGCGACCCGCATCCGAGTGGCCCCGTCCGTTGCGAGATGCAGGCCCACGCCCACCGCGCGGCCCTGCTGGGCGCCGATCTGCTCGATGCGTACGGGAGACCGGGCGGCGCCGAGCTGCGGTACTGGGCGCAGACGCTGCGGACGGCGTTCCGGGAGGACTTCTGGATCGACGACCCGGCGGGCGGCCGACCGGCGGCCGCCCGTGCTCCTGACGGCACCCTGGTGCCGCACCTGGGTGCGGCCGCCGCTCATCTCCTGGACACCGGCCTGCTCGGCGGGGGCGAACTGGCCCCTGGACTGCTCGACAAGGTGCAGACAGAACAACTCGCACGACTGCTCGGCAGCCCGGCCATGGACTCGGGCTGGGGCCTGCGTGGACTGGGCGCGAAGGAAGCCGGATACAACCCGTTCGGCCACCGCAGCGGTGCCGTGCGGGTCCACGAGACGGCGATCGCCGTCGCAGGTCTGGCCGCCGCCGGATACGAGAAGGAGGCGAGTGCGCTCCTGAGAGGCGCGCTGGCGTCGGCAGAGACCTTCGGGCACCGGCTGCCCGAGATGTACGGAGGCGAGCAACGCACCGAAGGGAGCATTCCCCTCCCGCACCCGGCCGCCTGCCGCCCCGCCGCCACCGCGGCGGCCGCAGGCGTGTTGCTGCCGACCACGCTCGCGGGCATCCGCCCCGACGCCCCCGCCCGGACCGTCACGCTGAGCCCCATGCGCAGCGCCCCCCTCGGCGAGATCGTCCTGACGGGGCTCCGGGTAGCCGGGGCCTCCTTCTCCGTACGGGTCAGCCGGCTCGGCCTCGTCATGGTCGAGGAGGCGGCCGACGGGCTGCAACTGGGTGTGTGA
- a CDS encoding NUDIX hydrolase, which produces MPYDPSAFPPFAVTVDLVVLTVRRHALCALAVRRGESPFQGRWALPGGFVRADEDLAQAAARELAEETGLRAHDPSVPAQDNGAHLEQLATYGDPKRDPRMRVVSVAHLALAPDLPAPRAGGDASNARWAPVEELLQQGGYGRDGEPVAPLAFDHAQILSDGVERARSKIEYSSLATAFCPTEFTVGELRRVYEAVWGVALDPRNFHRKVTGTPGFLVPTGGTTTRQGGRPAQLFRAGGATLLNPPMLRPEV; this is translated from the coding sequence ATGCCCTACGACCCGTCAGCATTTCCGCCCTTCGCCGTCACCGTGGACCTGGTAGTGCTGACCGTGCGCCGTCATGCGCTGTGCGCGCTGGCGGTACGCAGGGGGGAATCACCGTTCCAGGGGCGGTGGGCGCTGCCCGGGGGCTTTGTACGGGCCGACGAGGATCTGGCGCAGGCCGCCGCACGCGAGCTGGCCGAGGAGACCGGGCTGCGTGCCCACGACCCGTCGGTTCCCGCTCAGGACAACGGCGCTCACCTGGAGCAGCTCGCCACCTACGGTGACCCCAAGCGGGACCCTCGCATGCGCGTCGTCAGCGTCGCCCACCTGGCGCTGGCCCCCGACCTGCCCGCACCCCGCGCGGGCGGCGACGCCAGCAACGCACGCTGGGCACCGGTCGAGGAGCTGCTTCAGCAGGGCGGCTACGGCCGCGACGGCGAACCGGTGGCACCGCTCGCCTTCGACCACGCACAGATCCTGTCCGACGGTGTGGAGCGAGCCCGTTCCAAGATCGAGTACTCGTCCCTCGCCACGGCGTTCTGCCCCACTGAGTTCACCGTCGGAGAGCTGCGCCGGGTCTACGAGGCGGTGTGGGGTGTGGCACTCGACCCGCGCAACTTCCATCGCAAGGTGACGGGCACACCGGGCTTCCTCGTCCCCACCGGAGGGACCACCACACGCCAGGGCGGTCGCCCCGCCCAGTTGTTCCGGGCCGGGGGTGCCACGCTGCTCAACCCCCCGATGCTGCGCCCCGAAGTGTGA
- a CDS encoding ATP-binding cassette domain-containing protein yields the protein MIQVFGLTSNPRKELAPAVDDVSFDARAGHVTALLGPRGAGKTTALRLMLELQQGRGITYFRGRPLHRIAHPSREVGVLLGDVPGHPARTVRGHLRMLCAAAGVPVRRADEVLEVVGLVSLRDERLGTLSRGMDRRLGLACALLPDPHTLVLDEPADGLSTRETRWLYGMLRAHAAQGGTVLLTTADSKEAAGSADRVVTLEQGRLVADQSSGDFARTRLRPRVAVRSPHAARLAAQLTKEARGARRSVEVVRERGNRLSVYGSTCADVGETAFRHGILVHQLADEIGDMGPGAMETPIREPEAADEPSRPERSRTADPARSPGMALQRAATEAHSATPASAAHETRPHSASRTQGDGLHDADPLRSPGTEPSSRVPSSCVAMPASRPAGADVEDASRLPPPISVRTAPSPLRPLRYEIRRAAGIGTGFLTAAAVLVVSALAAVVLARIGHTPQSRLLVAWPRELPLPPAALGAGLLGALAFGDEFRHPALAADRGTVPRRLGLLAAKLFVATATALMLAFLTVGCDAEMLYLVYGRELTQVPGDWLSLSASWLGLVVGCAWAGVLAAGVFRSTTAGLAAVLGVPVLVVPLVQKALAGSSVRTAAGFPLRLRETFLMQWPFGGERYLSAVARVVAQPVGGALTLSLSALLCAYLLTTLRSRVR from the coding sequence GTGATCCAGGTCTTCGGATTGACCAGCAATCCCCGCAAGGAGCTTGCGCCCGCCGTCGATGACGTCTCCTTCGATGCACGCGCAGGCCACGTCACCGCGCTGCTCGGCCCGAGGGGGGCGGGCAAGACGACCGCACTCAGACTCATGCTCGAGCTCCAACAGGGCCGTGGCATCACCTATTTCAGGGGCCGCCCCCTGCACCGCATCGCCCATCCCTCGCGCGAGGTCGGCGTGCTCCTGGGTGACGTACCGGGACACCCGGCCCGCACGGTCCGAGGCCATCTCCGCATGCTGTGTGCCGCCGCGGGAGTCCCCGTCCGCCGCGCCGACGAGGTCCTCGAAGTGGTCGGCCTCGTCAGCCTTCGCGACGAGCGCCTCGGCACCCTCTCCCGCGGCATGGACCGTCGCCTCGGCCTGGCCTGCGCCCTGCTCCCCGATCCGCACACCCTCGTACTCGACGAGCCCGCCGATGGACTCTCCACCCGCGAGACCCGCTGGCTGTACGGCATGCTGCGCGCGCACGCGGCCCAGGGCGGCACGGTCCTGCTGACCACGGCCGACTCCAAAGAGGCCGCCGGTAGCGCCGACCGGGTCGTCACACTGGAGCAGGGAAGACTCGTCGCCGACCAGAGCTCCGGCGACTTCGCCCGCACCCGGCTGCGCCCCCGCGTCGCCGTCCGCAGCCCGCACGCCGCGCGCCTGGCCGCCCAGCTCACCAAGGAAGCCCGCGGCGCGCGGCGATCCGTCGAGGTCGTGCGTGAGCGCGGCAACCGCCTGTCCGTGTACGGCAGTACCTGCGCCGACGTCGGCGAGACCGCGTTCCGCCACGGCATCCTCGTACATCAACTCGCGGACGAAATCGGGGACATGGGGCCCGGAGCGATGGAAACCCCCATCAGAGAACCGGAAGCCGCCGACGAGCCGTCGAGACCGGAAAGGTCGCGCACCGCGGACCCGGCTCGGAGCCCCGGTATGGCACTTCAGCGGGCAGCCACCGAAGCGCATTCCGCGACGCCGGCGAGTGCGGCTCATGAAACGCGCCCCCATTCCGCTTCCCGGACTCAGGGCGACGGGCTGCACGACGCCGACCCCCTGAGGTCACCCGGCACCGAACCCTCATCGCGCGTACCGTCCAGTTGTGTCGCGATGCCGGCCTCGCGCCCCGCTGGAGCCGACGTCGAAGACGCGTCTCGCCTGCCACCCCCCATCTCCGTCCGCACCGCGCCCAGCCCCCTCCGCCCCCTTCGCTACGAGATCCGTCGTGCCGCCGGCATCGGCACCGGGTTTCTCACCGCGGCCGCTGTGCTCGTCGTGTCGGCTCTCGCCGCCGTCGTCCTGGCACGGATCGGGCACACCCCGCAGTCGCGCCTGCTGGTCGCGTGGCCGCGGGAACTGCCGCTTCCTCCTGCCGCCCTCGGTGCGGGACTGCTGGGTGCGCTGGCCTTCGGCGACGAGTTCCGCCACCCCGCGCTGGCGGCGGACCGCGGCACCGTGCCCCGTCGGCTGGGGCTGCTCGCCGCGAAACTCTTCGTCGCCACTGCCACCGCGCTGATGCTGGCCTTCCTCACGGTCGGCTGCGACGCCGAAATGCTCTATCTCGTATACGGACGGGAGCTCACGCAGGTTCCCGGGGACTGGCTTTCGCTGAGTGCGAGTTGGCTCGGACTGGTTGTCGGCTGCGCCTGGGCCGGAGTGCTGGCCGCCGGCGTCTTCCGGTCCACCACTGCGGGACTTGCTGCCGTACTCGGAGTACCGGTCCTCGTTGTTCCCCTCGTACAAAAGGCCTTGGCGGGATCGTCCGTGCGTACAGCGGCCGGGTTTCCGCTGCGGCTGCGAGAGACGTTCCTCATGCAGTGGCCTTTCGGGGGAGAGCGCTATCTGTCCGCCGTCGCGCGCGTGGTCGCCCAACCCGTGGGTGGCGCCCTGACGTTGTCGCTCAGCGCTCTGCTCTGCGCGTATCTGCTCACCACCCTGCGCAGCAGGGTCCGATGA